A genomic window from Micromonospora violae includes:
- a CDS encoding sensor domain-containing diguanylate cyclase, which yields MDHQRVIRDVTVRLPMASTTPEACRWAVTALSRHTPATISVLLAVHDRLRCVAATGAWQVFATVPARTGIVGRVYATGAPAVVPDVTVDPDYLPVRPDVTAELCVPVLDPAGRAIGVLDLQWGEPTDLEPWRETAQLLADRLGARIAALGGPPAESRSEKLLRHAAALSSAATEGEVMGAAAHAAREVSTLSTALLLIGGQLGPSPATPSDLETHIRAELAGADPAALDRMVDRAHRYGAGYTLGEAGHPPTEDYRPLTRAGVQTLVAVPVGPTDAGGVLLVADERALRPDPTTVSLMELLAGQAWTSVDRLRTLARLREQASSDPLTGLRHTGPFGQRIAAATPGRTALLAIDVDGFKSVNDTYGHQAGDRVLVGLARALEGALRAGDELYRIGGDEFVAVIEVSRPEEAVRIAERLTEAARRIGRTISVGVALPRPGETPDRTLRRADQALYAVKRQGRDGVHLSAA from the coding sequence GTGGATCATCAGCGAGTCATCCGTGACGTCACCGTCCGCCTGCCGATGGCGTCGACCACGCCGGAGGCGTGCCGGTGGGCGGTCACCGCGCTGTCCCGGCACACCCCGGCGACCATCTCCGTCCTGCTCGCGGTGCACGACCGCCTGCGCTGCGTCGCGGCGACCGGAGCCTGGCAGGTCTTCGCCACCGTGCCAGCCCGGACCGGCATCGTCGGCCGGGTGTACGCCACCGGCGCCCCCGCCGTCGTCCCGGACGTCACCGTCGACCCCGACTACCTACCGGTACGCCCGGACGTGACCGCCGAGCTGTGCGTTCCGGTCCTGGACCCGGCGGGCCGAGCGATCGGCGTCCTCGACCTGCAGTGGGGTGAGCCGACCGACCTGGAGCCGTGGCGGGAGACCGCGCAGCTTCTGGCCGACCGGCTCGGCGCGCGGATCGCCGCCCTCGGCGGCCCGCCAGCGGAGAGCCGCAGCGAGAAACTGCTCCGACACGCCGCCGCGCTCTCCTCCGCCGCGACCGAGGGGGAGGTGATGGGGGCGGCGGCCCACGCCGCTCGGGAGGTCTCCACGCTCTCCACCGCGCTGCTGCTGATCGGTGGTCAACTCGGCCCGTCCCCGGCGACGCCGAGCGATCTGGAAACCCACATCCGTGCCGAGCTGGCCGGGGCAGATCCGGCCGCCCTGGACCGGATGGTCGACCGGGCACACCGGTACGGCGCCGGGTACACGCTGGGCGAGGCCGGGCACCCCCCGACCGAGGACTACCGCCCGCTGACCCGGGCGGGCGTACAGACACTGGTCGCGGTGCCGGTCGGGCCGACCGACGCCGGTGGGGTGTTGCTGGTCGCCGACGAACGGGCGCTGCGCCCGGACCCGACCACTGTCAGCCTGATGGAGTTGCTCGCCGGGCAGGCCTGGACGAGCGTGGACCGGCTGCGCACACTGGCCCGGCTGCGGGAGCAGGCCAGCTCCGACCCGCTGACCGGGTTGCGGCACACCGGCCCGTTCGGGCAGCGGATCGCGGCGGCCACCCCCGGGCGTACGGCCCTGCTGGCGATCGACGTGGACGGCTTCAAGAGCGTGAACGACACGTACGGCCACCAGGCCGGCGACCGGGTGCTGGTCGGGTTGGCCCGGGCCCTGGAGGGGGCGCTGCGAGCCGGCGACGAGTTGTACCGGATCGGCGGCGACGAGTTCGTGGCGGTGATCGAGGTGAGCCGCCCGGAGGAGGCGGTCCGGATCGCCGAACGGCTGACCGAGGCGGCCCGCCGGATCGGCCGCACGATCAGCGTGGGCGTCGCGCTGCCCCGCCCCGGCGAGACCCCGGATCGCACCCTCCGCAGAGCCGATCAGGCCCTGTACGCGGTGAAACGCCAGGGCCGAGACGGCGTACACCTCTCCGCCGCCTGA
- a CDS encoding aspartate-semialdehyde dehydrogenase: protein MTALPTLAVVGATGAVGTVMCELLTGRRNVWGEIRLLASERSVGRRVRCRGEELVVQALTPEAFDGVDVAMFDVPDEVSAEWAPIAVSRGAIAVDNSGAFRMDRDVPLVVPEINPEQVRNRPRGIIANANCTTLAMIVAVAPLHREYGLRELVLASYQAVSGAGQSGVDILHDQLTKVAGDRALGSRTGDVRQAVGDDLGPFPAPMALNVVPWAGSPADGGWSSEEMKIRNESRKILGLPDLKVSATCVRVPVVTAHSVAVHAVFATEVDAEGAREALRNAPGVILVDDPAAGEFPMPIDAVGTDPSWVGRIRRALDDPRALDFFVTGDNLRKGAALNTAQIAELLAKELKNA from the coding sequence ATGACGGCGCTGCCCACCCTCGCCGTGGTCGGAGCGACAGGTGCCGTCGGCACCGTGATGTGTGAACTGCTCACCGGGCGGCGCAACGTCTGGGGTGAGATCCGGCTGCTCGCCTCCGAACGCTCCGTCGGGCGTCGGGTGCGCTGCCGGGGCGAGGAACTCGTCGTCCAGGCGTTGACCCCCGAAGCGTTCGACGGGGTCGACGTGGCCATGTTCGACGTGCCCGACGAGGTCTCCGCCGAGTGGGCACCCATCGCCGTCAGCCGGGGCGCGATCGCGGTCGACAACTCCGGCGCGTTCCGGATGGACCGCGACGTCCCGCTGGTCGTTCCGGAGATCAACCCCGAGCAGGTCCGTAACCGGCCCCGGGGCATCATCGCCAACGCCAACTGCACCACCCTCGCGATGATCGTCGCGGTCGCGCCGCTGCACCGCGAGTACGGCCTTCGAGAGCTGGTGCTCGCCTCCTACCAGGCGGTCTCCGGTGCCGGTCAGTCCGGTGTCGACATCCTGCACGACCAGCTCACCAAGGTCGCCGGCGATCGGGCGCTCGGCTCGCGTACCGGCGACGTACGTCAGGCGGTCGGCGACGACCTGGGCCCGTTCCCGGCACCCATGGCGCTCAACGTCGTCCCCTGGGCCGGCTCCCCGGCGGACGGCGGCTGGTCATCGGAAGAGATGAAGATCCGCAACGAGTCCCGGAAGATCCTCGGTCTCCCCGACCTCAAGGTGTCCGCCACCTGCGTCCGGGTGCCGGTGGTCACCGCCCACTCGGTGGCCGTGCACGCCGTCTTCGCCACCGAGGTCGACGCCGAGGGCGCCCGCGAAGCACTCCGCAACGCCCCCGGGGTGATCCTGGTCGACGACCCCGCCGCCGGTGAGTTCCCGATGCCGATCGACGCCGTCGGCACCGACCCGTCCTGGGTCGGCCGGATCCGCCGCGCCCTCGACGACCCCCGCGCCCTCGACTTCTTCGTCACCGGCGACAACCTCCGCAAGGGCGCGGCCCTCAACACCGCCCAGATCGCCGAACTCCTCGCCAAGGAACTGAAAAACGCCTGA
- a CDS encoding aspartate kinase yields MALVVQKYGGSSVANAERIKRVAERIVAARKAGDDVVVVVSAMGDTTDELLDLANQVSPLPPGRELDMLLTAGERISMALLAMAIHNLGYEARSFTGSQAGVITTSVHGRARIIDVTPGRLKGALDEGSVVIVAGFQGVSQDTKDVTTLGRGGSDTTAVALAAALNADVCEIYTDVDGIFTADPRIVPNARHIQHITYEEMLELAACGAKVLHLRSVEYARRAGLPIHVRSSYSTNTGTMVTGSMEDLSVEQALITGVAHDRSEAKITIVGVPDEPGAAARIFDTVAGAEINIDMIVQNVSTEGTGRTDISFTLPKADGPTAMAALSKIQEPVKFKGLLYDDHVGKVSLIGAGMRSHPGVAAGFFAALGAAGVNIEMISTSEIRVSVVCRDTDLDAAVRAIHDAFELGGDTEAVVYAGTGR; encoded by the coding sequence GTGGCACTCGTGGTGCAGAAGTACGGCGGGTCCTCCGTCGCCAATGCCGAGCGGATCAAGCGGGTGGCCGAGCGCATCGTCGCCGCCCGCAAGGCCGGCGACGACGTGGTGGTGGTGGTCTCCGCGATGGGCGACACCACCGACGAGCTGCTCGACCTGGCCAACCAGGTCAGCCCGCTGCCGCCGGGCCGCGAGCTGGACATGCTGCTCACCGCCGGGGAGCGGATCTCCATGGCCCTGCTGGCCATGGCCATCCACAACCTGGGGTACGAAGCCCGCTCGTTCACCGGCTCGCAGGCCGGCGTGATCACCACCTCGGTGCACGGCCGGGCGCGGATCATCGACGTCACCCCCGGGCGGCTCAAGGGCGCGCTCGACGAGGGGTCGGTGGTCATCGTGGCCGGCTTCCAGGGCGTCTCGCAGGACACCAAGGACGTCACCACGCTGGGCCGCGGTGGTTCGGACACCACCGCCGTGGCGCTCGCCGCCGCCCTGAACGCCGACGTCTGCGAGATCTACACCGACGTGGACGGCATCTTCACCGCCGACCCGCGGATCGTGCCCAACGCCCGGCACATCCAGCACATCACCTACGAGGAGATGCTGGAGCTGGCCGCGTGCGGCGCGAAGGTGCTGCACCTGCGTAGCGTGGAGTACGCCCGGCGGGCGGGGTTGCCGATCCACGTCCGTTCGTCATACTCGACCAACACCGGCACGATGGTCACCGGATCGATGGAGGACCTTTCCGTGGAGCAGGCACTGATCACCGGGGTCGCGCACGACCGCAGCGAAGCCAAGATCACGATCGTCGGGGTGCCCGACGAGCCCGGTGCCGCCGCGCGGATCTTCGACACCGTCGCCGGTGCCGAGATCAACATCGACATGATCGTGCAGAACGTCTCCACCGAAGGCACCGGCCGGACGGACATCTCGTTCACCCTGCCCAAGGCCGACGGCCCGACCGCGATGGCGGCGCTCAGCAAGATCCAGGAGCCGGTCAAGTTCAAGGGCCTGCTCTACGACGACCACGTCGGCAAGGTCTCGCTGATCGGCGCCGGCATGCGCTCACACCCCGGTGTGGCGGCCGGCTTCTTCGCCGCGCTCGGCGCGGCCGGGGTCAACATCGAGATGATCTCCACCTCCGAGATCCGGGTCTCCGTGGTCTGCCGGGACACCGACCTCGACGCCGCCGTCCGCGCCATCCACGACGCGTTCGAGCTGGGCGGCGACACCGAAGCCGTGGTCTACGCGGGGACGGGTAGGTAG
- a CDS encoding nitroreductase family protein, with translation MADLTPLLAYRWSPLAFHPTAELSAADASSLLEAARWAPSLANRQPWRFTVGYRNDDTWKRILVNLTERDQRWAHRAAALLLAAHVDPDAAPADGIAYDLGQAVAHLTVQATALGLHVRQVLTVDRGGLTADLHLPIDVRPYAVLVVGQLGDPLSLPADLVAEETGLRRRRPLADLLLG, from the coding sequence ATGGCCGACCTCACCCCGCTGCTCGCCTACCGCTGGAGTCCGCTGGCTTTCCACCCCACCGCGGAGCTGAGCGCCGCCGACGCGTCCTCCCTCCTGGAGGCGGCCCGCTGGGCACCCTCCCTGGCCAACCGCCAGCCCTGGCGGTTCACGGTGGGCTACCGCAACGACGACACCTGGAAGCGCATCCTGGTCAACCTGACCGAGCGCGACCAACGCTGGGCTCACCGGGCCGCCGCGCTGCTGCTCGCCGCGCACGTCGACCCGGACGCCGCGCCGGCCGACGGAATCGCCTACGACCTCGGCCAGGCGGTCGCTCACCTCACCGTGCAGGCCACCGCGCTGGGGTTGCATGTCCGGCAGGTGCTGACCGTGGACCGCGGCGGGCTCACCGCCGACCTGCACCTCCCCATCGACGTGCGCCCGTACGCGGTGCTCGTCGTCGGGCAGCTCGGCGACCCGCTCAGCCTGCCGGCGGACCTCGTCGCGGAGGAGACCGGCCTGCGCCGCCGCCGACCGTTGGCCGACCTGCTGCTCGGCTGA
- a CDS encoding ArsR/SmtB family transcription factor, protein MSELRFSLADVAGVRLAVSPVNETVMSMWAVASPVYYAVHLPWIDRARVAMRRPEVADRVRPLAELVRPSSWLPDFLTPAPRPNVEMAEQLDQIAATPPDVVVRDLLATTPRRPLGPFGQALLADPRGLLPQLVDALRVWYDEAIAPDWPRIRALLDADVAYRAAQLAESGAGRFFEQLHPSLRWHGDRVVSDDPFERDFDLRGRGLALNPSVFTSRGVCWNLLEDSLPVGAYPVRAVGTLWEAAAPPPGDPLARVIGPGRAALLHLLDTAITTTDLARLTGMSAGNVSQHLAALHAAGLVGRSRQGRHVLYRNTDAAGVLLRASRGG, encoded by the coding sequence GTGTCCGAGTTGCGGTTCAGTCTGGCCGACGTGGCGGGCGTCCGGCTGGCGGTGTCGCCGGTCAACGAGACGGTCATGAGCATGTGGGCGGTGGCGAGCCCGGTTTACTATGCGGTGCACCTGCCCTGGATCGACCGGGCCCGAGTGGCCATGCGTCGTCCCGAGGTGGCCGACCGGGTCCGACCGCTGGCGGAGCTGGTCCGTCCGAGTTCGTGGCTGCCCGACTTCCTCACCCCGGCGCCCCGGCCGAACGTGGAGATGGCCGAGCAACTCGATCAGATCGCGGCCACACCGCCGGACGTGGTGGTCCGGGATCTGCTGGCGACCACCCCGCGCCGGCCGTTGGGTCCGTTCGGGCAGGCGCTGCTCGCCGACCCCCGCGGGCTGCTGCCGCAGCTCGTCGACGCGCTACGGGTCTGGTACGACGAGGCGATCGCCCCGGACTGGCCGCGGATCCGGGCGCTACTCGACGCCGATGTGGCGTACCGCGCCGCTCAGCTCGCCGAGAGCGGCGCCGGTCGGTTCTTCGAGCAGCTCCACCCGAGCCTGCGCTGGCACGGCGACCGGGTGGTCAGCGACGACCCGTTCGAGCGGGACTTCGACCTTCGGGGTCGCGGGCTGGCGCTGAATCCGAGCGTGTTCACCAGCCGGGGGGTGTGTTGGAATCTGCTGGAGGATTCGCTGCCGGTCGGGGCGTATCCGGTCCGTGCCGTCGGCACGCTTTGGGAGGCGGCCGCGCCGCCGCCGGGCGATCCGCTGGCGCGGGTGATCGGCCCCGGCCGGGCCGCGCTGCTGCACCTGCTCGACACGGCGATCACCACCACCGACCTGGCCCGGCTCACCGGCATGTCCGCCGGAAACGTCTCCCAGCACCTGGCCGCACTGCACGCCGCCGGACTGGTCGGCCGGTCCCGACAGGGGCGGCACGTTCTCTACCGCAACACCGACGCCGCTGGGGTTCTGCTGCGGGCCAGCCGCGGCGGGTAA